In Crassostrea angulata isolate pt1a10 chromosome 4, ASM2561291v2, whole genome shotgun sequence, one genomic interval encodes:
- the LOC128181730 gene encoding uncharacterized protein LOC128181730, with translation MTENQDDVLSFMGSDHENYSDIDELFGDKPRTRSVTEDTITNATNKRTRGMKRKAQTSCSASASAPPPRVTKQSKKSKTQSECVQEFNVDELKNQLGIDKILQSISSLTDTVKQLGSSNSMARNTCNVNDMRSTETTVRTSGNNSPGNFTQNVPNRPLRNLVNIPDYDSRQTLDETPDDFDFDFSYLNDQVSPSIEGVDPQESFKGILNDESIQITIDNNDWDIPQLNANEKTGPKVNEALGKAVNAAISIKSSKESMVDLEKKYDRPENCNLLKVPRVNKEIWDAMNKQAHSDDLTLQVIQKSLATGMIPLVQMADMLVNKKELEPHVCKKMLADSISMLGNAFYNVSMKRRNEIKNVLNFRYRKIASSEIPVTDHLFGDNCVSKLKEMGDITKQPIGMKSNYDTKFKNTTQAKNYMSNQGYQPIQNPYRGKNRQYSSYPSQRGRGQRGQFQYRSAMKKQYSYNK, from the coding sequence ATGACGGAAAATCAGGACGATGTCCTGTCGTTCATGGGAAGCGACCATGAGAATTACTCAGACATAGATGAATTGTTTGGCGATAAACCCCGGACACGAAGTGTTACGGAGGACACAATAACAAATGCAACAAATAAAAGAACTAGAGGAATGAAGCGCAAAGCGCAGACCTCATGTTCAGCGAGTGCAAGTGCACCGCCACCACGGGTGACAAAACAATCTAAAAAGTCAAAAACTCAGTCTGAATGTGTTCAAGAATTTAATGTTGACGAGCTAAAAAATCAATTAGGAATAGATAAAATCTTACAATCTATTTCCTCACTCACTGACACTGTAAAACAGTTGGGTAGTTCCAATAGTATGGCACGTAATACGTGCAATGTAAATGACATGCGGTCCACCGAAACTACGGTGCGCACTTCGGGTAATAATTCTCCCGGTAATTTCACACAAAATGTACCCAATAGACCGCTAAGAAATTTGGTAAACATACCTGATTATGATTCACGACAGACTCTTGACGAAACCCCTGATGATTTTgactttgatttttcttatttgaatGATCAAGTTTCTCCCTCTATTGAAGGTGTTGACCCTCAAGAAAGTTTTAAGGGGATTTTAAATGATGAATCAATTCAGATAACAATTGATAACAATGATTGGGATATCCCACAATtaaatgcaaatgaaaaaacTGGTCCAAAAGTAAATGAAGCACTTGGAAAAGCTGTAAATGCAGCCATCTCTATTAAAAGTAGCAAAGAAAGCATGGTTgatttagagaaaaaatatgACAGACCAGAAAACTGTAATTTATTGAAAGTTCCCCGTGTCAATAAAGAAATATGGGATGCCATGAATAAGCAGGCCCATTCAGATGATCTCACTTTGCAAGTAATTCAAAAATCTTTAGCCACGGGTATGATACCTTTAGTACAGATGGCTGATatgcttgtaaataaaaaagaacttgAGCCTCACGTTTGTAAAAAGATGTTGGCTGATTCAATAAGTATGCTTGGCAATGCATTCTACAATGTCTCTATGAAaagaagaaatgaaataaaaaatgttttgaattttcgaTATCGCAAAATTGCTTCTTCTGAAATCCCAGTTACTGATCACTTGTTTGGAGACAATTGTGTCTCTAAACTCAAAGAAATGGGTGATATTACTAAGCAACCAATTGGAATGAAATCGAACTatgatacaaaatttaaaaatacaactcAAGCAAAAAACTACATGTCAAACCAAGGGTATCAACCCATCCAAAACCCATACAGAGGCAAAAACCGCCAGTATTCATCATACCCTTCCCAGAGAGGCAGAGGTCAAAGGGGACAATTCCAGTACAGAAGTGCGATGAAAAAGCAGTACAGTTACAACAAGTAA